The Setaria italica strain Yugu1 chromosome IX, Setaria_italica_v2.0, whole genome shotgun sequence genome has a window encoding:
- the LOC101755137 gene encoding uncharacterized protein LOC101755137, with the protein MSYDQMLAPLFGAGRSAWRAAQQGGGGGDAVTRQILKCTRWQLEETTDFVTCPYHYYCDSSYPGDYSAAVGFLVAAFAAYCFLSTLAFTVLDLVRGNGGGGAPAAGVRGIKRKYLLPSGPFLLPLVLLALAKGQRVNAVFPLAQLGPALLLLLQASALAFRNEADGDIRYAVLEASTVSGVLHASLYLDAVVLPYYTGLEALRWSRFSGECASCLCRMEPLVVGGTAVQYRGLSKTALAIIFALCSRMVCRIYGEERLSAWTRSALEAVGWVFVAGDAVYLVGWVAAEGGVVGVAAYSLVAGLVFLSVFGKVYRFLAWVETRQSQWKSSLCHSVV; encoded by the coding sequence ATGTCCTATGATCAGATGCTCGCCCCGCTTTTCGGTGCCGGGCGATCGGCGTGGAGAGCGGCtcagcagggcggcggcggcggcgacgcggtgaCGAGGCAGATACTCAAGTGCACGAGATGGCAGCTCGAGGAGACCACCGACTTCGTCACCTGCCCCTACCACTACTACTGCGACAGCTCCTACCCGGGCGACtactccgccgccgtcgggttcctcgtcgccgccttcgccgcgtACTGCTTCCTCTCCACGCTCGCGTTCACCGTCCTCGACCTTGTGCggggcaacggcggcggcggcgcgccggcggccggcgtcaGGGGCATCAAGCGGAAGTACCTGCTCCCGTCGGGCCCGTTCCTGCTCCCCCTTGTGCTGCTCGCGCTCGCCAAGGGGCAGCGGGTCAACGCCGTGTTCCCGCTCGCGCAGCTCGGCCCggcattgctgctgctgctgcaggcgtCGGCGCTGGCGTTCCGGAACGAGGCCGACGGCGACATCCGGTACGCGGTGCTGGAGGCGTCCACGGTGTCCGGGGTGCTGCACGCGAGCCTCTACCTGGACGCCGTCGTGCTCCCCTACTACACGGGGCTCGAGGCGCTCCGGTGGTCGCGCTTCTCCGGCGAGTGCGCGTCGTGCCTGTGCCGGATGGAGCCCCTCGTCGTCGGTGGCACGGCGGTGCAGTACCGGGGCCTGTCCAAGACGGCGCTGGCCATCATCTTCGCGCTCTGCTCGCGGATGGTGTGCCGCATCTACGGCGAGGAGCGGCTCAGTGCGTGGACGCGGTCCGCGCTGGAGGCCGTGGGCTGGGTGTtcgtggccggcgacgcggTCTACCTCGTCGGCTGGGTGGCCGCGGAgggcggcgtcgtcggcgtggcGGCCTACAGCCTGGTCGCCGGGCTCGTGTTCCTGAGCGTCTTCGGCAAGGTGTACCGGTTCTTGGCGTGGGTGGAGACGAGGCAGTCGCAGTGGAAATCCAGCCTCTGCCACAGCGTTGTTTGA
- the LOC101767336 gene encoding protein MOS2 produces MEEKNKLSISIACKLRPAKPPSRPAAADDGPKPAPTAQFVTEFDPSPTLPPAAAPVVVPPLPNSVNFGPRKPSSLTTSQEEAALAAQSPACCGGPAFVLDNPCARTFYGLTLRDAAVALLAGYGWSEGQCVGKSHRDRKEDTKAADRHRAGKHGFGYNPSELDPRKSRSGEWTFAANNKMTGNGTARKRGRDASDTTEEKDHNAGRRHNKISGEKRSRTTTKACEEERDGGQGNTALWLQSHIRVRVVSEKLGKRLYLMKGKVVDVVAPTACDVVMDDDLELVQGVEQGMLETVLPRTNGRVLVLYGKHKGVRGRLVEKDSEEEVGLVEDADSKAVVRVRFDQMAEYTVPLTCSCLATE; encoded by the exons AtggaggagaagaacaagcTGTCAATATCCATCGCCTGCAAGCTCCGGCCTGCCAAGCCCCcctcccgccccgccgccgccgacgatggCCCCAAGCCCGCGCCCACCGCCCAGTTCGTCACCGAGTTCGACCCGTCCCCGACCCTacccccggccgcggcgcccgtcgtcgtcccgccgctcCCCAACTCGGTCAACTTCGGCCCTCGCAAGCCATCCTCCCTCACCACGTCGCAGGAGgaggccgccctcgccgcgcaaTCCCCTGCCTGCTGCGGCGGCCCCGCCTTCGTCCTCGACAATCCGTGTGCGA GAACCTTCTACGGCCTCACCCTCCGCGACGCCGCTGTGGCGCTCCTTGCTGGATATGGCTGGTCCGAAGGCCAGTGTGTCGGTAAGAGCCACAGGGACAGGAAGGAAGATACCAAGGCCGCCGATCGCCACCGTGCTGGCAAACACGGGTTTGGCTACAACCCCTCCGAGCTTGACCCTCGGAAATCTCGCTCCGGCGAATGGACATTTGCCGCTAATAACAAAATGACGGGGAATGGAACCGCGAGGAAGAGAGGTAGAGACGCTAGCGACACAACGGAGGAGAAGGATCACAATGCCGGCCGCCGGCATAACAAGATCTCTGGTGAGAAAAGGTCtaggacgacgacgaaggctTGCGAGGAGGAGAGAGACGGCGGCCAGGGCAACACGGCGCTGTGGCTGCAGAGCCATATCAGGGTCCGGGTTGTTAGCGAGAAGCTGGGCAAACGGCTGTACCTGATGAAGGGGAAGGTCGTCGACGTGGTGGCGCCGACGGCTTGCGACGTTGTGATGGACGATGACTTGGAGCTCGTGCAGGGTGTCGAGCAAGGTATGCTTGAGACAGTGCTGCCCCGGACGAACGGCCGGGTGCTCGTGCTCTACGGGAAGCACAAGGGTGTGCGTGGGCGCCTGGTGGAGAAGGATTCCGAGGAGGAGGTtggattggtggaggatgcagATTCGAAGGCTGTGGTACGCGTTAGGTTTGACCAGATGGCAGAGTACACCGTACCGTTGACTTGTAGTTGCTTGGCTACTGAATAA
- the LOC101755541 gene encoding ubiquitin-fold modifier-conjugating enzyme 1, translated as MEGWDKGTKSTVGEIPLLTTRAGPRDGEAWRQRLKEEYRALIAYTSVNKAKDNDWFRIAAANPEGTRWEGTCWYVHNLRRYEFPLQFDIPVAYPQVAPEIELPTLDGKTHKMYRGGKICLTVHFKPLWAKNCPRFGIAHALCLGLAPWLAAEVPILVDSGMVKHKDDEAAPAEASGSAAPSS; from the exons ATGGAGGGTTGGGATAAGGGGACGAAGAGCACGGTGGGAGAGATCCCGCTGCTGACGACGCGGGCGGGTCCGCGGGACGGCGaggcgtggcggcagcggctgaAGGAGGAGTACCGCGCGCTGATCGCCTACACGTCGGTGAACAAGGCCAAGGACAACGACTGGttccgcatcgccgccgccaacccGGAGGGCACCCGCTGGGAGGGAACCTGCTGGTACGTCCACAACCTCCGCCGCTACGAGTTCCCCCTCCAGTTCGACATCCCCGTTGCCTACCCCCAGGTCGCCCCCGAGATCGAGCTCCCCACCCTCGACGGCAAGACCCACAAG ATGTACAGGGGAGGGAAGATCTGCCTCACCGTGCACTTCAAGCCGCTGTGGGCCAAGAACTGCCCGAGGTTCGGGATTGCGCACGCGCTGTGCCTCGGCCTCGCGCCGTGGCTCGCGGCGGAGGTCCCGATCCTGGTCGACTCGGGCATGGTGAAGCACAAGGATGATGAGGCAGCTCCTGCCGAGGCATCTGGCTCTGCTGCTCCATCTTCctag
- the LOC101755946 gene encoding protein MOS2, translating into MEKEKKLSFSISSKQRPPKPPSRPAAAAADDDDAVPRSASAPAQQFVTEFDPSQTLASSGAPRAVIAPLPNSGNFLTHRPRKPSSLPTPEEEAALAAESGGGGPSFVLDTSNAPDDPSSNIPYGLTLRNGATEAAAVKEPEKALPPPPPPAPPAAADAAPAGDLMLRRYKEDMASLPDHRGIDEFNEIPVEGFGAALLAGYGWKEGKGIGRNNKTGDTKVVEYDRRAGTQGLGYNPSEADPRKTRSGDWIVGEKKASENGSAKKRDRDSRDRMDERDSSARKKRSGEQRSEREAHGKERSARESREGTSNGTDSRSKVRWLQSHIRVRVVSEKLSKRLYLMKGKVVDVVGPTTCDVMMDDGSELVQGVEQDMLETVLPRTNGRVLVLYGKHKGMYGHLVEKNSEEEIGLVEDADTKDIVRVRYDQMAEYTGDPELLGY; encoded by the coding sequence atggagaaggagaagaagctctCGTTCTCCATCTCCTCGAAGCAGCGGCCGCCCAAGCCTCCCTCGCGCCCCGCGGCAGCCGCCGCGGACGACGATGACGCTGTCCCCCGCTCCGCGTCCGCGCCGGCCCAGCAGTTCGTCACAGAGTTCGACCCatcccaaaccctagcctcctccggcgcgccgcgcgctgTCATCGCGCCGCTCCCCAACTCCGGCAACTTCCTCACCCACCGCCCCCGCAAGCCATCCTCGCTTCCCACccccgaggaggaggccgccctCGCAGCGgaatccggcggcggcgggccctcGTTCGTCCTCGACACCTCCAACGCCCCCGACGACCCGTCATCCAATATCCCCTACGGCCTCACCCTCCGCAACGGTGCCACCGAGGCCGCCGCTGTCAAGGAACCGGAGAAggcgctgccaccgccaccgcctccagctcctccggccgccgctgaTGCTGCGCCGGCCGGGGACCTCATGTTGCGGCGGTACAAGGAGGACATGGCTAGCCTTCCAGATCACCGTGGCATTGACGAGTTCAACGAGATTCCCGTGGAGGGATTCGGCGCGGCGCTCCTGGCTGGATATGGCTGGAAAGAGGGTAAGGGTATTGGTAGGAACAATAAGACTGGGGATACCAAGGTTGTTGAATACGACCGCCGTGCTGGCACGCAGGGGTTAGGGTATAACCCCTCTGAGGCTGATCCTAGGAAGACCCGCTCTGGCGATTGGATTGTTGGCGAGAAGAAGGCATCAGAGAATGGGAGTGCCAAGAAGAGAGATAGAGACAGTAGAGATAGGATGGATGAGAGGGATTCAAGCGCCCGGAAGAAGAGATCAGGTGAGCAAAGGTCTGAGAGGGAGGCCCATGGAAAGGAGAGGAGTGCCCGGGAGAGCCGAGAAGGCACAAGTAACGGCACTGATTCTCGTAGCAAGGTCCGGTGGTTACAGAGCCATATCAGGGTTCGTGTTGTTAGCGAAAAGTTGAGCAAGAGGCTGTACTTGATGAAGGGTAAGGTTGTCGATGTAGTGGGACCAACAACATGtgatgttatgatggatgatggatcTGAACTGGTGCAAGGGGTGGAGCAGGATATGCTTGAAACAGTACTTCCTCGGACGAACGGTCGAGTGCTTGTGCTCTATGGGAAGCACAAGGGAATGTATGGGCACCTGGTGGAGAAGAATTCCGAAGAGGAGATTGGATTGGTGGAAGATGCAGATACAAAAGATATAGTACGTGTTAGATATGACCAGATGGCAGAATATACTGGAGATCCGGAGCTGCTTGGCTACtga
- the LOC101757175 gene encoding serine/threonine-protein kinase WAG1, translated as MHMEAPPPMDAAHDPAPFSPLSSDAALSPHFPPALADAGAGALDLSFTSTASASTSSFTTATTFSARSSLSLPSFSSSTSLSPRPHSSAASPHWAHLAAARAATPDGVLRLAHLHLVRELGHGHLARVFLCRLKSSPPASPLFALKVVDLRDDDPSRVSHVLAESRVLSSLDHPFVPTLYARLDAGRYACFLMDYCSGGDLHAVLRRRPGGRLPVAAARFYAAEVLLALEYLHALGFVYRDLKPENILLRGDGHVVLSDFDLALPASVEPAVRRRQVRKQSRRRKSILLPSCFSGANGGSGDDGDEVEIDAKERFEFVAEPTSASSKDCVGTHEYLAPELVSGSGHGNGVDWWAFGVFLYELVYGRTPFKGHTKEVTLKNILSKQVTYPQLDGEADAAQLRDLVGRLLERDPRRRMGAARGAAEIKRHPFFAGVDWALIRCVAPPVVPDKEAAASPAGGDRKAAKLGSWSSMGSNCSSKKRKSSSFNGRRSNCEERQGVFRKLMSWSQENRPSSKTKTTTMNKVK; from the coding sequence ATGCACATGGAAGCGCCGCCGCCAATGGACGCGGCTCACGACCCCGCGCCCTTCTCTCCGCTCTCCTCCGACGCCGCCCTCTCCCCGCACTtcccgccggcgctggcggacgcgggcgccggcgcgctgGACCTCTCCTTCACCTCcacggcctccgcctccacctcctccttcaccaccgccaccaccttcaGCGCGCGGAGCTCGCTGTCGCTgccctccttctcctcctccacctcgctctcCCCGCGCCCGCACTCCTCCGCCGCGTCCCCGCACTGGgcgcacctcgccgccgcccgcgccgccacgcccgACGGCGTGCTCCGCCTCGCGCACCTCCATCTCGTCCGCGAGctcggccacggccacctcGCCCGCGTCTTCCTATGCCGCCTCAAGAGCTCCCCGCCGGCGTCCCCGCTCTTCGCGCTCAAGGTCGTCGACCTCCGCGACGACGACCCGTCCAGGGTCTCCCACGTCCTCGCCGAGTCGCGCGTCCTCTCCTCGCTCGACCACCCCTTCGTGCCAACCCTCTACGCGCGCCTCGACGCCGGCCGCTACGCGTGCTTCCTCATGGACTACTGCTCCGGGGGCGACCTCCATGCGGTGCTCCGGCGCCGCCCTGGCGGCCGTCTGCCCGTCGCCGCGGCGAGGTTCTACGCCGCCGAGGTGCTGCTCGCGCTCGAGTACCTCCACGCGCTCGGCTTCGTGTACCGCGACCTCAAGCCGGAGAACATCCTCCTCCGGGGCGACGGCCACGTCGTGCTCTCCGACTTCGACCTCGCGCTCCCGGCGTCCGTGGAGCCCGCCGTCCGGCGCCGCCAGGTGCGGAAGCAGAGCCGCCGCAGGAAGAGCATACTGCTGCCGTCGTGCTTCTCTGGCGCcaatggcggcagcggcgacgacggTGACGAGGTGGAGATCGACGCCAAGGAGCGGTTTGAGTTCGTGGCCGAGCCGACGTCGGCGAGCTCCAAGGACTGCGTGGGCACGCACGAGTACCTCGCGCCAGAGCTCGTGAGTGGGAGCGGCCACGGCAACGGCGTCGACTGGTGGGCCTTCGGCGTGTTCCTCTACGAGCTCGTCTACGGTCGCACGCCCTTCAAGGGCCACACCAAGGAGGTCACCCTCAAGAACATCCTCTCCAAGCAGGTCACCTACCCGCAGCTTGACGGCGAGGCCGACGCGGCCCAGCTCCGGGACCTCGTCGGGCGGCTCCTCGAGCgggacccgcgccgccgcatgggcgccgcgcgcggcgctgCCGAGATCAAGCGGCACCCGTTCTTCGCCGGCGTGGACTGGGCGCTGATACGGTGCGTGGCGCCCCCCGTGGTGCCGGACAAGGAGGCCGCCGCGTCCCCCGCCGGCGGGGACAGGAAGGCGGCGAAGCTCGGGAGCTGGAGCAGCATGGGCAGCAACTGCAGCAGCAAGAAGCGGAAGAGCAGCAGCTTCAACGGGAGGAGGTCGAATTGCGAGGAGAGGCAGGGGGTCTTCCGCAAGCTCATGAGTTGGAGCCAGGAGAACCGACCCAGCAGCAAGACcaagacgacgacgatgaaCAAAGTAAAATGA